From one Bacteroidota bacterium genomic stretch:
- a CDS encoding T9SS type A sorting domain-containing protein: MKKLTKAYTTLMISFISLFSLAQPTMVKDIFEGTNGASPTNFTTHNNKLYFSVRDTLNPTYSNFLYESDGTSNGTNKLPNTGYMTNITTFGNKILFSGDPTGGNNHEPWITDGTTAGTVLLKEINPGFNGSSPNFIALNNQTAFIYNGYGIFKTNGTAAGTSLLLPIILSNKVIAFKNKIYFWGTYNSVQGLWSFDENSTAPTLMAQHTNSTYNFALSVGANSFYYVATDAEHGYEPWVSDGTAAGTHLLKDIRPGTASSCDDGSSSSYTSFAIVNDKVYFNPVDNTYGRELWVSNGTEAGTNLFFELTPGATSGNPRKLISVGNQFYFAARYPGYNTDFVWVSDLTAAGTKIVTDKNDSYIEEGGMFALNNKLFVKGRDRSNQILGFEPFITDGSKAGTYMLADIDSTPFAESISSTFNQLPFVVGNTIYFVADDAKHGNELWKYTDNGNGGTQVKEVKATYNNNNISVYPNPAHSQLTITSLIAIDKTELYNVTGSLVLSTAETTIDISTLTNGVYFTRVYTAQGITTQKTIKN; this comes from the coding sequence ATGAAAAAACTTACAAAAGCTTACACAACCCTGATGATTAGTTTCATCAGCCTTTTTTCTTTAGCTCAGCCCACTATGGTGAAAGATATTTTTGAAGGCACAAACGGAGCAAGCCCTACTAACTTTACCACACACAACAATAAGCTGTACTTTTCGGTTCGCGATACTTTAAATCCAACTTATTCTAATTTTCTATATGAGAGCGATGGCACTAGCAACGGAACAAACAAACTTCCAAACACGGGTTACATGACTAATATAACCACCTTTGGAAACAAAATACTTTTTTCGGGAGACCCAACAGGCGGAAACAACCACGAACCATGGATTACAGATGGTACCACTGCGGGTACAGTATTGCTTAAAGAAATAAATCCGGGTTTTAATGGAAGCAGCCCTAATTTTATAGCACTTAATAACCAAACTGCATTTATTTATAATGGATATGGCATTTTTAAAACCAACGGAACTGCAGCAGGTACTTCATTACTTTTACCCATCATCTTAAGTAATAAAGTCATTGCATTTAAAAATAAAATTTATTTCTGGGGAACTTATAATAGTGTACAAGGCTTGTGGTCGTTTGATGAAAACTCAACAGCTCCTACACTGATGGCGCAACACACCAACTCTACTTACAACTTTGCTTTAAGCGTTGGAGCCAATTCTTTTTATTATGTTGCTACCGATGCTGAACATGGCTACGAGCCTTGGGTAAGCGATGGAACAGCAGCAGGAACTCATTTATTGAAAGACATAAGACCGGGTACTGCAAGCAGCTGTGATGATGGCAGCTCATCAAGCTACACAAGTTTTGCCATAGTGAATGATAAAGTATATTTTAATCCGGTTGACAATACTTATGGAAGAGAATTATGGGTAAGTAATGGAACAGAAGCCGGAACCAATTTATTTTTTGAGCTAACACCGGGCGCTACTTCGGGCAATCCACGCAAGCTGATTAGTGTTGGCAACCAGTTTTATTTTGCGGCACGTTACCCTGGTTACAATACTGACTTTGTTTGGGTAAGTGATTTAACTGCAGCAGGCACTAAAATAGTAACTGATAAAAATGATTCTTATATAGAAGAAGGAGGCATGTTTGCTTTAAACAATAAATTATTTGTAAAAGGCCGTGACAGATCAAATCAAATATTGGGATTTGAACCTTTTATAACGGATGGAAGTAAAGCAGGTACTTATATGTTAGCGGATATTGACAGTACTCCATTTGCTGAAAGCATTTCAAGTACATTTAATCAATTACCCTTTGTAGTTGGTAATACTATTTATTTTGTAGCTGATGATGCTAAACATGGTAATGAGCTTTGGAAATATACTGACAATGGTAACGGAGGTACACAGGTAAAAGAAGTAAAAGCTACTTATAACAATAATAATATTAGTGTATACCCTAATCCGGCCCACAGCCAATTAACGATAACAAGCCTTATAGCTATTGATAAAACTGAGCTTTACAACGTAACAGGTTCATTGGTATTATCAACAGCGGAAACAACTATTGATATAAGCACTCTTACCAATGGTGTTTATTTTACCAGAGTATATACAGCGCAAGGAATTACTACACAAAAAACAATCAAAAACTAA
- a CDS encoding PadR family transcriptional regulator: MSFTQKELLKGTLGPIILKLLSENKKMYGYEITQHIKETSAGKILIKEGSLYPALHKLEADGLVTSEELAVGGRTRKYYKLTKKGKQESISASQELLSFLQTIHSIINPDNTLAHGAI; encoded by the coding sequence ATGTCATTTACACAAAAAGAACTGTTAAAAGGAACGCTGGGTCCTATTATTTTAAAGCTACTGAGTGAAAATAAAAAAATGTATGGTTACGAAATAACCCAACATATAAAAGAAACCAGTGCGGGTAAAATTTTAATAAAAGAAGGCTCTTTATACCCAGCTTTACACAAACTGGAAGCGGATGGTTTAGTAACCAGCGAAGAATTAGCGGTAGGTGGTCGTACCCGCAAATACTATAAACTTACTAAAAAAGGAAAGCAGGAATCAATAAGCGCATCGCAGGAACTGCTTAGCTTTTTGCAAACTATACATAGCATTATTAACCCCGATAATACTTTAGCACATGGAGCTATTTAA
- a CDS encoding response regulator transcription factor — MSKIQIAIVEDNHDIRTGLMMIVNGTDDLECRQTFSSAEEAIKILPLNCPDVVLMDIDLPGINGIECIKFLKETCDVTQYMMLTVYEDDEKIFRSLEAGATGYMLKKTPPLQLVEAIKDVSSGGSPMNAQIARKVVASFNKPKPNKAAEELTKRELELLELLSKGYRYKEIADKLFISQDTVRTHIRNIYIKLQVNSKIEAINKVFKS; from the coding sequence ATGTCAAAAATTCAAATTGCAATAGTGGAAGATAACCACGATATCAGAACAGGATTAATGATGATAGTAAATGGCACGGATGATTTGGAATGTCGCCAGACTTTTTCATCGGCCGAAGAAGCTATTAAAATACTTCCGTTAAATTGTCCTGATGTGGTGTTAATGGATATTGATTTGCCTGGTATAAATGGTATTGAATGCATTAAATTCTTGAAGGAAACCTGTGATGTTACCCAATACATGATGTTAACGGTGTACGAAGATGATGAGAAAATATTTCGCTCGTTAGAAGCTGGTGCTACCGGTTATATGCTCAAAAAAACACCTCCATTGCAATTGGTTGAAGCCATCAAGGATGTGAGCAGTGGAGGTTCACCCATGAATGCACAAATAGCCCGAAAAGTAGTAGCCTCTTTTAATAAACCAAAACCAAACAAAGCGGCCGAAGAACTAACCAAACGTGAACTGGAATTACTGGAGCTTTTATCGAAAGGATACCGCTATAAAGAAATTGCCGATAAGTTATTTATAAGCCAGGATACGGTACGTACACATATAAGAAACATTTATATAAAACTACAGGTAAACTCAAAAATTGAAGCTATCAATAAAGTTTTTAAATCTTAA
- a CDS encoding two-component regulator propeller domain-containing protein, with amino-acid sequence MLFKKFTLLLILIGFNLLLPGQQVTFKKLGIDNGLSQSSVYTIFQDSKGFMWFGTGDGLNRYDGNQIKTYKFDYNPRMTGNGNFYGLHAKEDTSNNIWFSNRSGLVMYDVKSNTLKRIFPNNDTTQFTTLLEVISISKNNELWFSNCHNSIFKYNINSKKMDTYKILDRSMGEKKSHFRQVAVDDENNIWYSLRFGIGRFNMQTYQMYNYLIPEYKLDGIEATGDFITTAKNTLLVANYKNVFQFNYITNSYKILLHSPKLDLYHQLAKDKQGRIWVGNLQNGLFVIDTNGHIYNYRANKLDKDGISTNIITALYIDASQNLWLGCDGFGLCKANLLPPKFRTYKPINESSTGLLPNFIKAFYVDSSDKLWIGTHEDGIQIIDRKTGLLKVIKQNKTGANLVGCFVGADNHKIYVGSGAGVYTIHDKNYNIQHIPIADKLYYFNGINLISKLIVCPNNKVIVASKEGLFESLLKTNGSPYFKKFEAIGTPYLISIYQTSDSAIYTSEIDDGFVYKFKLVNNKLELQEQILEGFNVRCMYEDKNKKTLWLASEKGLIKYNLHTKQYRVITTNNGLSNNYLYAVVPGNNDELWLSSNFGIMCYHTQSEKVISYDKDDGLQSNEFNTGAYYKSNDGEIFFGGINGFNSFFPDQIKTNPFVPNVVLTNLKVNDMDYNNFNYGHVKNISLTHSQNTLSFEFSALEFTNPEKNKYQYKLEGVDKGWVQAGKEHFARYPSLKSGSYVFKVRACNNDEKWSNEIVLLDIVILAPWWQTWWAIGLFAFVLISLFIATIRYLSTRKLKQQLQELEKQQAVNQERTRISKDMHDDLGSGLSKIAIMTELLKSRVKQDDELTKQVEKISFAAGELVDNMGQIVWTMNMNNDTLENMLAYVREYAVDFFEDTSVACEINFEDVADDIIMSQQLRRNIFLVIKETLNNSLKHAHAHKVTITFTCQTKIASIVITDDGVGFNINDTRKFGNGLINMRKRMEAAKGSYHITSTPQNGTQSTIIWLI; translated from the coding sequence ATGTTATTTAAAAAGTTCACTTTACTACTTATATTAATCGGGTTTAACCTACTGTTACCAGGGCAACAGGTAACATTTAAAAAGCTGGGCATTGACAATGGCCTTTCTCAAAGTTCGGTATATACTATTTTTCAGGACTCTAAAGGCTTTATGTGGTTTGGTACGGGTGATGGGCTAAACCGATATGATGGCAACCAGATAAAAACATATAAATTTGACTACAACCCCAGAATGACGGGAAATGGTAACTTTTATGGTCTGCACGCCAAAGAGGATACTAGTAACAATATTTGGTTCAGTAACCGATCGGGATTGGTTATGTACGATGTAAAAAGCAACACGCTAAAACGTATTTTCCCCAATAACGATACCACACAATTTACCACTTTATTGGAAGTAATCAGCATTAGTAAAAACAATGAGCTTTGGTTTTCTAACTGCCACAACTCCATTTTCAAATACAATATCAACTCAAAGAAAATGGATACTTACAAAATATTAGATCGGTCAATGGGTGAGAAAAAATCGCATTTCAGACAAGTAGCTGTTGATGACGAAAACAATATTTGGTACTCATTACGGTTTGGTATTGGCCGCTTCAATATGCAAACTTATCAAATGTATAATTATTTAATACCTGAATACAAACTGGATGGTATTGAAGCAACGGGTGATTTTATAACAACAGCTAAAAACACTTTATTGGTTGCCAATTATAAAAACGTATTTCAATTTAATTACATAACCAACTCGTATAAAATTTTACTGCATTCGCCCAAGCTTGATTTATACCACCAACTAGCTAAGGACAAGCAGGGACGTATATGGGTAGGTAATTTACAAAACGGCTTGTTTGTAATTGATACCAACGGACATATTTATAATTACCGTGCAAACAAACTAGACAAAGATGGCATAAGTACCAATATTATTACTGCTTTATACATTGATGCTTCACAAAACTTATGGCTTGGCTGTGATGGATTTGGATTGTGTAAAGCCAATTTATTGCCTCCTAAATTCAGAACTTACAAACCAATTAATGAATCAAGTACAGGCTTGCTTCCTAATTTTATAAAAGCTTTTTATGTTGACTCCAGTGATAAACTCTGGATAGGTACGCATGAGGATGGCATACAAATTATTGACCGCAAAACGGGCTTGCTGAAAGTGATTAAGCAAAACAAAACCGGGGCAAACTTAGTGGGCTGTTTTGTGGGCGCTGATAACCATAAAATATATGTAGGAAGTGGTGCGGGTGTTTACACCATACACGATAAAAATTATAATATACAGCACATTCCCATTGCTGATAAACTGTATTATTTTAATGGTATTAACTTAATCAGTAAATTAATTGTTTGCCCAAACAACAAAGTAATTGTTGCCAGTAAAGAAGGACTTTTTGAAAGTTTATTAAAAACCAATGGCAGCCCCTATTTTAAAAAGTTTGAAGCCATTGGTACTCCTTATCTGATATCTATTTATCAAACCAGCGATTCTGCTATTTATACATCGGAAATAGATGATGGTTTTGTATATAAATTTAAGCTGGTAAATAATAAACTGGAGCTGCAGGAACAAATACTGGAAGGCTTTAATGTACGTTGTATGTACGAGGACAAAAACAAAAAAACACTTTGGCTAGCCAGTGAAAAGGGATTAATTAAATATAATTTACATACGAAACAGTACCGGGTTATTACTACCAATAATGGCCTATCGAACAATTATTTATATGCTGTAGTACCTGGCAATAATGACGAATTATGGTTGAGCAGTAACTTTGGTATTATGTGTTACCACACTCAAAGTGAAAAGGTAATCAGTTACGACAAGGATGATGGTTTGCAGTCGAACGAGTTTAATACCGGGGCTTATTATAAAAGTAATGATGGTGAAATATTTTTTGGCGGTATCAATGGTTTCAACAGCTTCTTTCCTGACCAGATAAAAACAAATCCATTTGTGCCTAACGTGGTATTGACCAACTTAAAGGTAAACGACATGGATTATAATAATTTCAATTATGGCCATGTTAAAAATATTAGCTTAACGCACTCACAAAACACCCTGTCGTTTGAGTTTTCAGCTCTTGAATTTACCAATCCGGAAAAGAACAAATACCAGTATAAACTAGAAGGCGTTGACAAGGGTTGGGTGCAGGCGGGTAAAGAACATTTTGCACGTTACCCTTCTTTAAAATCGGGTAGCTATGTATTTAAAGTAAGGGCTTGTAACAACGATGAAAAATGGAGTAACGAAATAGTTTTACTGGACATTGTTATTCTTGCTCCCTGGTGGCAAACATGGTGGGCTATCGGCTTGTTTGCATTTGTCTTAATCAGCTTATTTATTGCTACTATCCGGTATTTATCAACCCGGAAGTTAAAACAGCAATTACAGGAGCTGGAAAAGCAACAAGCGGTTAATCAGGAACGCACGCGTATTTCAAAAGACATGCATGATGATTTAGGGAGTGGCTTATCAAAAATTGCTATCATGACTGAATTACTTAAATCGCGGGTAAAGCAAGATGATGAGTTGACCAAACAAGTGGAGAAAATATCGTTTGCTGCAGGTGAGCTGGTTGACAATATGGGACAAATTGTTTGGACCATGAACATGAACAACGATACGCTCGAAAACATGCTGGCTTATGTAAGAGAATACGCAGTAGACTTTTTTGAAGATACAAGCGTAGCCTGTGAAATTAATTTTGAAGATGTAGCTGATGACATTATAATGAGTCAGCAACTGCGCAGGAATATTTTTTTGGTGATAAAGGAAACTTTAAACAACAGCTTAAAACATGCACATGCACACAAAGTAACCATTACTTTTACATGCCAAACAAAAATAGCATCTATTGTTATTACTGATGATGGTGTAGGCTTTAACATAAACGATACGCGAAAATTTGGCAATGGCTTAATCAATATGCGTAAAAGAATGGAAGCCGCCAAAGGTTCTTACCACATTACCTCCACACCACAAAATGGAACACAAAGCACTATTATATGGTTAATATAA